Proteins found in one Oncorhynchus mykiss isolate Arlee chromosome 17, USDA_OmykA_1.1, whole genome shotgun sequence genomic segment:
- the LOC101268960 gene encoding CC chemokine receptor 7 (The RefSeq protein has 4 substitutions, 1 non-frameshifting indel and aligns at 99% coverage compared to this genomic sequence) has translation MTTEFITDFTDYPTDNTDLDYDHWTQQCQKESNRHFRSWFMPTFYSLICFLGLVGNILVIGTYVYFNRLKTGTDVFLLSLSVADLLFVVSLPLWATNSMTEWVLGLFICKAMHTIYKVSFYSGMFLLASISVDRYFAISKAVSAHRHRSMAVFISKVTSVVIWVMALVFSVPEMSYTNISNKTCTPYTAGSDQVRVAIQVSQMVFGFVLPLLIMAFCYGAIVKTLCQARSFEKNKAIKVIFTLVAVFLLCQVPYNLVLLLTTLDAAKGGSKDCLYDNSLLYAADITQCLSFLRCCLNPFVYAFIGVKFRRDLLKLLKDLGCMSKERFFQYTCGKRRSSAVAMETETTTTFSP, from the exons ATGACTACAGAGTTCATCACTGATTTCACTGATTACCCCACAGACAATACTGACTTGGATTATGATCATTGGACCCAGCAATGCCAGAAGGAATCCAACCGCCACTTCCGCTCCTGGTTCATGCCCACCTTTTACTCCCTCATCTGCTTCCTCGGTCTGGTCGGTAACATCCTGGTGATCGGTACCTACGTCTACTTCAACCGGCTGAAGACCGGGACCGACGTGTTCCTGCTCAGCCTGTCCGTCGCCGACCTGCTGTTTGTCGTGTCGCTGCCCCTCTGGGCGACCAACTCCATGACGGAATGGGTGCTGGGGCTGTTCATCTGCAAGGCCATGCATACCATCTATAAGGTCAGCTTCTACAGCGGCATGTTCCTCCTCGCGTCAATCAGCGTGGACAG GTACTTCGCCATCTCCAAGGCCGTCTCTGCCCACCGCCACCGCTCCATGGCAGTGTTCATTAGCAAGGTGACCTCTGTGGTCATCTGGGTGATGGCGCTGGTCTTTTCTGTGCCCGAGATGTCCTATACCAACATCAGCAACAAGACCTGCACCCCCTACACCGCCGGCTCAGACCAGGTGCGCGTGGCCATCCAGGTGAGCCAGATGGTCTTGGGGTTCGTTCTGCCGCTCCTAATCATGGCCTTTTGTTACGGCGCCATTGTGAAGACCCTGTGCCAGGCCCGGAGCTTTGAGAAGAACAAGGCCATCAAGGTGATCTTCACTTTGGTGGCGGTTTTCCTGCTCTGCCAGGTGCCCTATAATCTGGTACTGCTGCTGACCACTCTCGACGCGGCTAAGGGGGGCAGCAAGGACTGCCTCTATGACAACAGCCTCCTCTACGCCGCTgacatcacccagtgcctggctTTCCTGAGGTGCTGCCTCAACCCCTTTGTGTATGCATTCATCGGGGTGAAGTTCCGCCGCGACCTCCTGAAGCTGCTGAAGGATCTGGGCTGTATGAGCAAGGAGAGATTCTTCCAGTACACCTGCGGCAAGAGGAGCTCAGCGGCCGCCATGGAAACAGAGACCACAACCACTTTCTCCCCCTAA